The following coding sequences are from one Clarias gariepinus isolate MV-2021 ecotype Netherlands chromosome 19, CGAR_prim_01v2, whole genome shotgun sequence window:
- the LOC128507726 gene encoding olfactory receptor 52D1-like, translating to MPTILYRFLPQEPEAAVPSALAFVQPCRHTWRKAKEVLARASRRTKAAADRHRSPAPNYVCGQRLWLSTKDLPLRVVSRKLAPKFIGPYRITKAGSWFFFFINVRCAAVSRPEAGLLLPFFVAVQFSGLRPYRPLLPTEGTTATFSVAVASMTSMEINTSYPVIFTLSGIRDLWPKHLFILIFLLIYLLIILLNLTLIITIMIEKTLHEPMYLFLCNLCFNGLYGTAGFYPKLIYDLFSPIQVMPFVGCIAQAYVIYTSFMCEYTTLAVMAYDRYIAICRPLEYHNVIITQKVAKAIVYSWVFPLFISVPYSVILNQLPMCGSEINRVYCYAWAMVRLACVPSTTLNIYGSFVICIFGLHAALVIVSYQRLIVACRQSNESRKRFMQTCVPHLVSLINFFITLLLDILFTRYGSDDVPVAVRYFLQFEVLIVPPLLNPLMYGLKLSEVRKRIFQMHKR from the exons ATGCCCACAATACTCTACCGGTTTCTGCCACAG GAACCCGAAGCGGCAGTTCCGTCTGCCTTGGCTTTTGTTCAACCTTGCCGGCACACCTGGAGAAAAGCTAAGGAGGTCTTGGCCCGGGCTAGTAGACGGACCAAAGCCGCGGCCGATCGCCACCGGTCTCCTGCCCCTAACTATGTTTGTGGTCAAAGACTATGGCTTTCTACCAAGGACTTGCCTCTCAGGGTAGTCTCACGCAAGTTGGCTCCCAAGTTCATCGGTCCATACCGGATCACAAAG GCAGGGTcctggttttttttcttcattaatgTGCGCTGCGCTGCGGTTTCCCGTCCCGAGGCCGGCCTGCTCTTGCCCTTCTTCGTGGCCGTGCAGTTCAGCGGGCTTCGGCCCTATCGCCCCCTCCTGCCCACCGAAGGAACTACAGCTAC gttTTCAGTAGCAGTTGCTTCAATGACATCAATGGAAATTAACACTTCTTATCCTGTTATATTTACCTTGTCTGGGATTAGGGATCTATGGCCAAAACaccttttcattttaatttttctctTAATTTATCTCTTAATCATTCTTTTAAATCTTACATTGATCATAACAATTATGATAGAAAAAACACTACATGAGCCCATGTATCTTTTTCTGTGTAATCTGTGTTTTAATGGACTCTATGGTACAGCAGGGTTTTATCCCAAATTAATTTATGATCTGTTTTCACCCATACAGGTAATGCCATTTGTTGGATGTATTGCACAAGCATATGTAATATATACATCTTTCATGTGTGAATATACAACATTGGCTGTAATGGCTTATGACAGATATATTGCAATATGTCGACCTTTAGAGTATCACAATGTCATAATAACTCAGAAAGTGGCAAAAGCTATTGTTTATTCTTGGGTATTTCCTCTTTTTATTTCAGTGCCTTACTCTGTCATTCTTAATCAACTGCCAATGTGTGGGTCAGAGATAAACAGAGTTTACTGTTATGCCTGGGCAATGGTCAGGTTGGCATGTGTCCCATCTACAACTCTTAATATATATGGGTCTTTTGTAATATGCATATTTGGATTGCATGCCGCTTTAGTAATTGTTTCATATCAGCGACTTATTGTTGCTTGCAGGCAATCAAATGAGAGCAGAAAAAGGTTCATGCAGACATGTGTGCCACATTTGGTATCACTGATcaacttttttataactttgCTTCTTGACATATTGTTCACTCGCTATGGGTCAGATGACGTTCCAGTAGCTGTGcgttattttttacaatttgaagTTCTTATTGTTCCACCTCTCCTCAATCCACTTATGTATGGCCTTAAACTTTCAGAGGTACGAAAGAGGATTTTTCAAATGCACAAAAGATAA
- the LOC128507727 gene encoding olfactory receptor 52D1-like encodes IYLLIILLNLTLIITIIIEKTLHEPMYLFLCNLCLNGLYGTAGFYPKLIYDLFSPVQVIPFVGCNAQAYVIYTSFMCEYTTLAVMAYDRYIAICRPLEYHNMMITQKVAKAIVYSWVLPLFISVPYSVILNQLPMCGSEINRVYCYTWAMVRLACVPSTTLNVYGYFLIFIFVLHAVFVIVSYQQLIVACRQSNESRKRFMQTCVPHLVSLINFTITLLFDILFSRYGSEDFPVGVRYFLQLEILIVPPLLNPLMYGLKLSEVRKRIFQMHRK; translated from the coding sequence atttatcttttaataattcttttaaatctTACATTGATTATAACAATTATAATAGAAAAGACACTACATGAGCCCATGtatctttttttgtgtaatcTGTGTTTAAATGGACTTTATGGTACAGCAGGGTTTTATCCTAAATTAATTTATGATCTGTTTTCACCTGTACAGGTAATCCCATTCGTTGGATGTAATGCACAAGCATATGTAATATATACATCTTTCATGTGTGAATATACAACATTGGCTGTAATGGCTTATGACAGATATATTGCAATATGTCGACCTTTAGAGTATCACAATATGATGATAACTCAGAAAGTGGCAAAAGCTATTGTTTATTCTTGGGTACTTCCTCTTTTTATTTCAGTGCCTTACTCTGTCATTCTTAATCAACTGCCAATGTGTGGGTCAGAGATAAACAGAGTTTACTGTTATACCTGGGCGATGGTCAGATTGGCATGTGTCCCATCTACAACTCTTAATGTATATGGGTATTTTCTAATCTTCATATTTGTCTTACATGcagtttttgtaattgtttcatATCAGCAACTTATTGTTGCTTGCAGGCAATCAAATGAGAGCAGAAAAAGGTTCATGCAGACATGTGTGCCACATTTGGTATCACTGATCAACTTTACTATAACTTTGCTTTTTGACATATTGTTTAGTCGCTATGGGTCAGAAGACTTTCCAGTAGGTGTGCGTTATTTTTTACAACTTGAAATTCTTATTGTTCCACCTCTCCTCAATCCACTTATGTATGGCCTTAAACTTTCAGAGGTGCGAAAGAGGATTTTTCAAATGCACAGAAAATAA